The following is a genomic window from Amycolatopsis australiensis.
CCTGCTCACCGCGATCGAGCCACACGTTCAGGCGAAACTGCCGGCCGGGCACTTCTCCGGCGTCCCGATCGGCTACAGCGACCTGTCGACGCGCTTCCCGTACCAGCTGGGCGTGGAACAGGTGCACGTCGCGGCGGCGATCGAGGCGCGGTTGCGCACCCCCGTGCTCCGCGGCGCGGCGGTCACCGCCGTGACGCAGGACGACGACGGCGTCACGGTCACCGCGGGCGGCCGCGAGCACCGCGCCGGGTGGCTCGTCGCCGCCGACGGCGGGCACAGCACGGTCCGGACGCTGCTGGGCGCCGCGTTCCCCGGCCGTCCGGCACGGGTCTCGCTGGTCGTCGCCGATCTCACGCTGGCCGCCAAGCCCGCCGGCCTGGCCGAAGACTGGCAGCTGCCGTCCCAGGGCTCGGGTTACCTGCTGCCGCTCTCGGGCGGCCGCTACCGGACGGTGGTCTTCGGCGAGGAGCAGCAACGGCTTGGTCGCGACGAGCCGGTCACGGCCGGCGAGCTGCAGCGGGCGCTGACCGCCGCGCACGGGCCGGGGGTCGTCGTGGGTGAGGTGCTGTGGGCGTCACGCTTCGGCGACGCGTCCCGGCAGCTGGAGCGCTACCGCCACGGCCGGGTGCTGTTCGCCGGCGACGCCGCGCACATCCACCTCCCGGTGGGCGGCCAGGGGCTCAACCTGGGCCTGCAGGACGCTGCGAACCTCGGCTGGAAACTGGCCGCGACGATCCGGGGCACGGCGCCGTCCGGCTTGCTCGACACCTACCACGGCGAACGCCACCCGGTCGCGGCACGCGTCCTGGTCAGCACCCGGGCCCAGGCCGTGCTCGGCGTGCCCGACCCCGACGCGGCGGCCGTGCGCGAGGTCGTCATGGGGCTGCTGGCCGTCCCGGAGGCGCGCCGCGCGGTGGCCATGGAGATCTCCGGGCTCGGGCTGACGTATCCGGGCGTCGCGGAACGCGCCACGGACGTCCCGGCGGCACCGGACGGCCGTGCCGTACTGGTCGGCGCGGCGCTACCGCCGGGGTGGGCGGACCGCGTCGAGACACGTGCCGGGGCCGGGCCGCGGCTCGTCCGGCCGGACGGTTACGTCGTCTGGGCCGGCGGACCGGGTCTCGAAGAGGCGTTGCTGCGGTGGCTCGGGACCGGGCGTCCCGTCGTCGGCGCCACCGGCTCGGCGTCGTGACCGGCCGTCACGACGCCGCCGCCAGGATCGCCTGCTCCACCTCGCGACGCCAGCCCGGCTCGATGCGGCCGCCGCGCGGCGTCACCGCGAACGAGTCCACCACCGCGCCGCCCAGCGTCGACACCTTCGCCCAGCGGACCTCCGCTTCGCAGCGGCGCAGGGCGCCCGCGACCCGGAACAGCAGGCCGATCCGGTCGGCCGCGCGCAGTTCGAGGACCACCGTGTCGGGTCCGGTCGTCTCGTCGTCGAACCAGAGGACCTTCGGCGCGACGGGGGCCGCGTCACCCGAGCCGTAGTCGCGTTCCTTCGCGGCCAGGCGCTGGGTCAGCGGCAGCGTGCCGGCGACAGCGCGGGCGAACTGCTCACGCAGCAGCGTCGCGTCCGGCAGGGAGCCGAACTTCGGTGACGCCGTGAACACGCCGGCGCGCCCGCCGTCGTGACCGCTCAGGACGGCCGAGTGCACCTCCAGGGAGTTCAACGCCAGGACGCCGGCCGCGGGCGCGAGCAGCTCGGCGCGGGCCGGCACGGCGAGCAGCACCGTGACGACCTTGCCGTGCGCGCTGATCCGGATTTCGCCGGTGCCCGAGGCGACAGCCTGCGCGACGAGCTCACGCTGTTCGTCGCTCAACGGTTCCGGCGCGGTGAACACCTTGCCGCGCAGGACTTCTTCGCAGCCGGTGACGAGCTCGGCGAGCAGCCGCGCCTTCCAGTCCGTCCAGACACCGGGTCCGGTGGCCAGCGAATCGGCCTGCGTGAGCGCGTGGAGCAACTCGACCAGGACGAGATCGCTGTCGAGGGTCTTCACCACCCGCGCGACCGTGGCCGGTTCGCTGATGTCGCGGCGCGTCGCGGTGTGCGGCAGCAGCAGGTGGTGGCGGACCATCGCCGACACCGTGCTCACGTCCGCCGGGCTCAGCCCGAGCCGCGTCGCGACCTGGGCCGAGATCTTGGCGCCGAGCTCGGAGTGGTCGGCGTCGCGGCCTTTGCCGATGTCGTGCAGCAGCGCGCCGATCAGCAGCAGGTCCGGCCGCGAGACCGTCGTGGTGAGCTTGGCCGCCTCGACGCAGGTGCGGATCAGGTGCCGGTCGACGGTCCACTGGTGCACCGGCGAGCGCGGCGGCAGGTCGCGGACCGCGCCCCACTCGGGGAACAGCCGGGACCACAGCCCGGTCCGGTCGAGCGACTCGACCGCGTCGACCAGGCCCTCCCCCGCGCCGAGCAGCTCCACCAGGGCGTTCAACGCCTCGGCGGGCCACGGCGCCCGCAGTTCCGGCGCGGACTCGGCCAGTGCTTTGAGCGTGCCGAGCGCGATCGGCTTCCCCGTGCGCGCCGACGCGGCGGCGACGCGCAGCAGCAGTGCCGGGTCCTTCGCCGGGACGGCGTCG
Proteins encoded in this region:
- a CDS encoding FAD-dependent oxidoreductase — protein: MPDVLVAGAGPTGLLTAFELERAGLDVLVLERDAVPTTQSKALGLQPRSVELLADRGLLTAIEPHVQAKLPAGHFSGVPIGYSDLSTRFPYQLGVEQVHVAAAIEARLRTPVLRGAAVTAVTQDDDGVTVTAGGREHRAGWLVAADGGHSTVRTLLGAAFPGRPARVSLVVADLTLAAKPAGLAEDWQLPSQGSGYLLPLSGGRYRTVVFGEEQQRLGRDEPVTAGELQRALTAAHGPGVVVGEVLWASRFGDASRQLERYRHGRVLFAGDAAHIHLPVGGQGLNLGLQDAANLGWKLAATIRGTAPSGLLDTYHGERHPVAARVLVSTRAQAVLGVPDPDAAAVREVVMGLLAVPEARRAVAMEISGLGLTYPGVAERATDVPAAPDGRAVLVGAALPPGWADRVETRAGAGPRLVRPDGYVVWAGGPGLEEALLRWLGTGRPVVGATGSAS
- a CDS encoding [protein-PII] uridylyltransferase; this encodes MADGGELVKATERLLEGRHGRLGASALRAALVDLYEFWLGRGASAAGVDTAEPGVALVAVGGLGRRELVPFSDLDLLLVHNGNSGVGEIADALWYPLWDAKVGLDHSVRTPGEALKVASEDLRTAMGLLDARHLAGDAELTGRLVAAARDQWRRTARKQIPGMTASVRQRWARSGEIAQSAEPDLKHGRGGLRDFAVLEALAAAQLTARPGEELLAAKELLLDVRTELRREIRRERDILSAPEAELVAAELGFGDRFTLARKLSGAGRTIAYALDVALRSTVDPPKPRFGRRPSRTPLAEGVVLHGNEVALARDAVPAKDPALLLRVAAASARTGKPIALGTLKALAESAPELRAPWPAEALNALVELLGAGEGLVDAVESLDRTGLWSRLFPEWGAVRDLPPRSPVHQWTVDRHLIRTCVEAAKLTTTVSRPDLLLIGALLHDIGKGRDADHSELGAKISAQVATRLGLSPADVSTVSAMVRHHLLLPHTATRRDISEPATVARVVKTLDSDLVLVELLHALTQADSLATGPGVWTDWKARLLAELVTGCEEVLRGKVFTAPEPLSDEQRELVAQAVASGTGEIRISAHGKVVTVLLAVPARAELLAPAAGVLALNSLEVHSAVLSGHDGGRAGVFTASPKFGSLPDATLLREQFARAVAGTLPLTQRLAAKERDYGSGDAAPVAPKVLWFDDETTGPDTVVLELRAADRIGLLFRVAGALRRCEAEVRWAKVSTLGGAVVDSFAVTPRGGRIEPGWRREVEQAILAAAS